The following coding sequences are from one Zalophus californianus isolate mZalCal1 chromosome 15, mZalCal1.pri.v2, whole genome shotgun sequence window:
- the SLC18A3 gene encoding vesicular acetylcholine transporter, whose translation MEPAAPVGPARAAAIKLSEAMGAVLQDPRRQRRLVLVIVCVALFLDNMLYMVIVPIVPDYVAHMHKAGRPSANTEVSTLQPSTPATGSANMGNTSESPKTATESEDVKIGVLFASKAILQLLVNPLSGPFIDRMSYDVPLLIGLGVLFASTVLFAFAEDYATLFAARSLQGLGSAFADTSGIAMIADKYPEEPERSRALGVALAFISFGSLVAPPFGGFLYQFAGKHVPFLVLAAVSLFDALLLLVVAKPFSAVTRARANLPVGTPIHRLMLDPYIAVVAGALTTCNIPLAFLEPTIATWMEHTMAASEWERGMAWLPAFVPHVLGVYLTVRLAARYPHLQWLYGALGLAVIGASSCVVPACRSFAPLVVSLCGLCFGIALVDTALLPTLAFLVDVRHVSVYGSVYAIADISYSVAYALGPIVAGHIVHSLGFAQLSLGMGLANLLYAPVLLLLRNVGLLRRSRSERDVLLDEPPQGLYDAVRLRERRVSDPDGAPRSPSAPFDECEDVYNNYYARS comes from the coding sequence ATGGAACCCGCGGCGCCCGTGGGCCCGGCCCGGGCGGCAGCCATCAAGCTGTCGGAGGCGATGGGCGCCGTGCTGCAGGATCCCCGGCGGCAGCGGCGCCTGGTGCTGGTCATCGTGTGCGTGGCGCTGTTCCTGGACAACATGCTGTACATGGTCATCGTGCCCATCGTGCCCGACTACGTTGCCCACATGCACAAGGCCGGCAGGCCCAGCGCGAACACCGAAGTGTCCACCCTGCAGCCGTCCACTCCAGCCACTGGCAGTGCCAACATGGGCAACACTTCAGAGTCCCCGAAGACAGCGACGGAGAGTGAGGACGTGAAGATCGGGGTGCTGTTTGCCTCCAAAGCCATCCTGCAGCTGTTGGTGAACCCCCTGAGCGGGCCCTTCATTGACCGCATGAGCTACGACGTGCCGCTGCTTATCGGCCTGGGCGTCTTGTTCGCCTCCACCGTGCTGTTCGCGTTCGCGGAAGACTATGCTACACTCTTCGCTGCCCGCAGCCTGCAGGGCCTGGGCTCAGCCTTTGCGGATACATCCGGCATTGCCATGATCGCGGACAAGTATCCTGAGGAGCCCGAGCGCAGTCGCGCGTTGGGCGTGGCGCTGGCCTTCATCAGCTTTGGAAGTCTAGTGGCGCCACCCTTCGGGGGCTTTCTCTACCAGTTCGCGGGCAAGCACGTGCCCTTTCTGGTGCTCGCCGCTGTTTCGCTCTTCGACGCGCTGTTGCTGCTGGTGGTGGCCAAGCCCTTCTCCGCCGTGACGCGGGCGCGGGCCAACCTGCCGGTGGGCACACCCATCCACCGCCTCATGCTGGACCCTTACATCGCCGTGGTGGCCGGGGCGCTCACCACCTGCAACATCCCCCTTGCCTTCCTCGAGCCAACCATCGCCACGTGGATGGAGCACACGATGGCAGCGTCTGAATGGGAGAGGGGCATGGCCTGGCTGCCAGCCTTTGTGCCGCATGTGCTAGGCGTCTACCTAACCGTGCGCCTGGCGGCGCGCTACCCACACCTGCAGTGGCTGTACGGAGCCCTCGGGCTGGCAGTGATCGGAGCCAGCTCCTGCGTggtgcctgcctgccgctcctttGCACCACTGGTGGTCTCGCTCTGCGGCCTCTGCTTCGGCATTGCGCTGGTTGACACGGCACTGCTGCCTACGCTCGCCTTTCTCGTGGACGTACGCCACGTCTCGGTCTACGGCAGCGTCTATGCCATCGCCGACATCTCCTATTCCGTGGCCTATGCGCTCGGGCCCATAGTGGCGGGCCACATAGTGCACTCGCTCGGGTTTGCGCAACTTAGCCTTGGCATGGGCCTGGCCAACCTGCTCTACGCGCCGGTCCTGCTGCTGCTGCGCAACGTGGGCCTCCTGCGGCGCTCCCGCTCGGAACGCGATGTGCTCTTGGATGAGCCACCGCAGGGTCTGTATGATGCTGTGCGTCTGCGTGAGCGCCGGGTGTCTGACCCGGACGGCGCGCCTCGGAGCCCTTCCGCCCCGTTTGACGAGTGCGAGGACGTCTACAACAATTACTACGCCCGCAGCTAG